AATCCCTGGTAAGAGCCCTGAGCTTAAAGGAGGGGTTGTCAGTACCCCTTTCGAGAACGAAAACAGGTTACTTGTGGCCCCCTCGACGACGCAGCCATCGCGATCGGCAAACAGGGCCTCCTGGGCCCCTTCGCGGTGCGCCTGCGCCATCGCCAGCATGTTATAGAGGTAGTCAAGCGACTTGATCTGGAGAGGGTTGAATGGGCTCCCCCAGTGAACCGTAACCGCGCCGATCCCGACCTGCTGACGTTCGGCGATCCCAGCATCCAAGGGCCTGGCGACCAACAGCAGCGTGGGTGAAGGGGGCGCGGCGGGAGGAAGGAGAGAGCCGAGTACGTCCGGACCTCTCGTCACCGTCAGCCGCAAAGAGGCATCAGCAGCCTGAAGGCGATTGCGCCGGAGCAGCTCACCCATCACCTGCCGCCACTTGCCCACGTCACCTTTGAACGGAATCCCGATCTGGTCGGCGCCCTTCTTGAGGCGAGCGAGGTGGCGCTCGAGGCCAAAGACCCACCCGGCATACGCCCGGATGGTTTCGAAGAGGCCGTCGCCGTACGAGAACCCTCGATCGAACGCCGATACCTTCGCCCGCGCAGCCTGCACGTAACGCCCGTTCAGATAAACAATGGCCATTCGCTTCCCTTACCTCCCAAAACCAGCGCCGACGCCGAGGGTCCGAAAGAAAGTTTCGGCCTTCAGTAGCGTCTCCTC
The window above is part of the Candidatus Methylomirabilis tolerans genome. Proteins encoded here:
- a CDS encoding aminotransferase class IV; this translates as MAIVYLNGRYVQAARAKVSAFDRGFSYGDGLFETIRAYAGWVFGLERHLARLKKGADQIGIPFKGDVGKWRQVMGELLRRNRLQAADASLRLTVTRGPDVLGSLLPPAAPPSPTLLLVARPLDAGIAERQQVGIGAVTVHWGSPFNPLQIKSLDYLYNMLAMAQAHREGAQEALFADRDGCVVEGATSNLFSFSKGVLTTPPLSSGLLPGITRDVIIGLAKKEGLTVSEAPVYLSDLLAVDEAFLTGSLKEITPLIAIDGCKIGTGSPGPVTHHLQQRYRAAVEKERAQGVRGAKPPTPPLRKGGTGGFEGCEARGAKP